In one Steroidobacteraceae bacterium genomic region, the following are encoded:
- a CDS encoding acylphosphatase: protein MIVRRYIVKGRVQGVFYRASTAREALRLGVCGHARNLADGSVEVLAGGEAAVLDEFEKWLWRGPGAARVTAVELQADAGTLATQMQSGRFVTS from the coding sequence GTGATCGTACGTCGCTATATCGTGAAGGGCCGCGTGCAGGGCGTTTTCTACCGTGCGAGTACAGCCCGCGAAGCGCTGCGTCTGGGCGTATGCGGTCACGCCCGCAATCTGGCCGACGGGTCGGTCGAGGTGCTGGCGGGCGGCGAGGCGGCTGTGCTCGATGAGTTCGAGAAATGGTTGTGGCGAGGACCGGGCGCTGCGCGTGTTACGGCAGTCGAATTACAGGCTGACGCAGGCACGCTCGCAACACAGATGCAAAGCGGGCGCTTCGTTACTTCCTGA
- the wrbA gene encoding NAD(P)H:quinone oxidoreductase — translation MAKILVLYYSRSGATAALARQICRGIETITDAEAILRTVAPVSADNERPVKPVPGDGPPYATHDDLRRADGLALGSPTRLGNMAAPLKYFIDGLGPLWFEGALVGKPAAVFSASQSMHGGNETTLLSMMLPLFHHGMLLLGVPYTETALNETRSGGTPYGATHVSGVAAAKGALSEHEAQIAKALGARLAEMAVKLRDRAGATLHE, via the coding sequence TTGGCCAAAATACTCGTGCTCTACTATTCACGCAGCGGCGCCACCGCGGCGCTGGCGCGCCAGATCTGTCGCGGCATCGAAACCATCACCGATGCCGAGGCGATATTGCGCACCGTCGCGCCGGTCTCTGCCGACAATGAACGTCCGGTCAAGCCGGTGCCGGGCGACGGGCCGCCCTACGCGACGCATGACGATCTGCGTCGCGCGGATGGCTTGGCACTCGGTAGTCCGACACGCCTTGGCAACATGGCGGCGCCACTCAAATACTTCATAGACGGTCTCGGTCCGCTCTGGTTCGAAGGTGCCCTGGTGGGTAAACCTGCGGCCGTATTCTCCGCTTCGCAGTCGATGCACGGCGGCAATGAAACGACGCTGCTCAGCATGATGTTGCCGCTATTTCACCATGGCATGCTGCTACTCGGCGTGCCATACACGGAGACCGCGCTGAACGAAACGCGAAGCGGTGGTACCCCGTATGGCGCAACTCACGTTTCGGGCGTGGCGGCGGCGAAAGGAGCGCTCAGCGAACACGAGGCGCAGATTGCAAAGGCACTCGGCGCGCGGCTCGCCGAGATGGCTGTCAAACTTCGTGACCGCGCCGGTGCAACACTTCACGAATGA
- a CDS encoding uracil-DNA glycosylase: protein MSVAADNRRLAYLQAIGVQAWRAHVRRPAIAPEPVTDAVAAKVAASDDAEVASAALPGNWVQLREQVQSCTRCALHAGRKQTVFGVGNQGADWLIVGEAPGAEEDRQGEPFVGRAGQLLNAMLGAIGLTRETVYIANILKCRPPGNRDPKPAEVASCTPYLDAQILLLRPRIILAVGRIAAQHLLRTDAPLARLRGRVHHYGTAATALVVTYHPAYLLRSPADKRKAWEDLKFARSTLAALQPVKSHGG from the coding sequence GTGAGCGTCGCCGCCGATAACCGGCGCCTGGCCTATTTGCAGGCGATCGGCGTCCAGGCCTGGCGGGCGCACGTCAGGCGGCCAGCGATAGCACCTGAACCCGTTACCGACGCGGTTGCTGCAAAGGTGGCGGCTTCGGACGATGCCGAAGTTGCAAGCGCCGCATTGCCTGGCAACTGGGTTCAATTGCGCGAGCAAGTGCAATCCTGCACGCGTTGCGCGTTGCATGCTGGCAGGAAGCAGACTGTTTTTGGCGTAGGCAACCAGGGAGCGGACTGGCTCATCGTCGGTGAGGCGCCCGGCGCGGAAGAGGACCGCCAGGGTGAACCGTTCGTCGGGCGTGCCGGCCAGTTGTTGAATGCAATGCTGGGCGCGATCGGCCTCACGCGCGAGACGGTCTATATCGCCAACATTCTCAAGTGCCGGCCGCCCGGCAATCGCGATCCCAAGCCAGCGGAAGTCGCAAGTTGCACGCCATACCTCGATGCCCAGATCCTGCTCCTGCGGCCGCGCATCATCCTGGCCGTTGGCCGGATCGCCGCGCAGCACCTGTTGCGCACCGACGCGCCCCTGGCGCGGTTGCGCGGTCGTGTGCATCACTACGGAACCGCCGCGACGGCGCTGGTCGTGACCTACCACCCTGCGTATCTGTTGCGCTCGCCGGCAGACAAACGCAAGGCGTGGGAGGACCTGAAATTCGCACGCAGCACGCTCGCGGCGCTGCAACCGGTGAAATCGCATGGCGGCTGA
- the rimI gene encoding ribosomal protein S18-alanine N-acetyltransferase, whose translation MAAERDAMQSLPQLQLRPMVDDDLAEVMRIEQASYDFPWTLGIFGDCLRVGYICRVLEFDVHIVGYGVMSVGAGEAHILNVCIDERYRCRGLARVLLHEMLRSAAALGAQAAYLEVRPSNLAAIRLYAALGFEQVGTRRGYYQARNGREDAALLRIDLPIGQTAATRSTASPVGENF comes from the coding sequence ATGGCGGCTGAGCGCGACGCCATGCAGTCGCTGCCGCAGCTGCAACTACGGCCCATGGTGGACGATGACCTCGCCGAGGTCATGCGCATCGAGCAGGCGAGTTACGATTTCCCATGGACCCTCGGCATCTTCGGCGATTGCCTCAGGGTCGGCTATATCTGCCGTGTGCTCGAGTTCGACGTGCATATCGTGGGCTATGGCGTCATGAGTGTCGGTGCAGGTGAGGCACACATCCTCAATGTCTGCATCGACGAGCGCTATCGCTGCCGTGGGCTCGCGCGCGTGCTGCTGCACGAAATGCTCCGCAGCGCAGCTGCGCTCGGTGCGCAGGCAGCCTATCTTGAGGTGCGACCGAGCAACCTTGCGGCAATCCGACTTTATGCCGCACTAGGATTCGAGCAGGTTGGCACCAGGCGCGGCTACTATCAGGCGCGGAACGGCCGCGAGGACGCGGCGCTGTTGCGAATCGACCTGCCGATCGGCCAGACAGCCGCGACACGGTCAACGGCGTCCCCCGTCGGCGAAAATTTCTAG
- a CDS encoding lytic transglycosylase domain-containing protein, translating to MASCNSFASVLARTSFALLLALPAAANADQQRDAALRPVVAAAIHEAKCFADSFDSAVWYKMMEPRLRKAVADEAERTEILQQVFCEAHRPNELRVPPGLLMAIIDIESRFNRWAVSYAGAVGLMQVMPFWPEQLGMRRHELVRVGPNIRMGAAILRYYLRIERNDVQRALARYNGSVGRRWYSDKVIQRWSYWNGADDLGSPEASVSAIRK from the coding sequence ATGGCATCGTGCAATTCATTTGCGAGCGTATTGGCACGCACTAGTTTCGCGCTGTTGCTCGCCCTGCCCGCGGCCGCGAATGCCGACCAACAGCGCGACGCCGCGCTGCGTCCGGTCGTGGCAGCAGCCATCCACGAAGCGAAGTGCTTCGCCGACAGTTTCGACTCCGCTGTCTGGTACAAGATGATGGAGCCGCGACTGCGCAAGGCGGTCGCCGATGAGGCCGAACGCACCGAGATCCTGCAGCAGGTGTTCTGCGAGGCGCACCGGCCCAACGAACTGCGCGTGCCGCCGGGTCTGCTCATGGCCATCATCGACATCGAAAGCCGCTTCAACCGCTGGGCGGTCTCCTACGCCGGCGCCGTCGGCCTCATGCAGGTCATGCCTTTCTGGCCCGAGCAGCTGGGCATGCGCCGCCACGAACTCGTGCGCGTCGGCCCGAACATTCGCATGGGAGCAGCCATCCTGCGCTATTACCTGCGCATCGAGCGAAATGACGTGCAGCGCGCACTGGCGCGCTATAACGGCAGTGTCGGACGGCGTTGGTATTCGGACAAGGTCATACAGCGCTGGTCGTACTGGAATGGCGCCGACGATCTCGGCAGCCCTGAGGCCAGCGTGAGCGCCATCAGGAAGTAA
- the pssA gene encoding CDP-diacylglycerol--serine O-phosphatidyltransferase — protein MTETPMPGPQQRRGMYLLPNLFTTGCLFAGFYSVVAAADGNFSRASAAIFIAMLFDGLDGRVARWTRTETVFGKEYDSLADMVAFGIAPSLVAYHWGIARIAEFGHSWVRFGWVACFFYSVCAALRLARFNARAATADKRYFEGLPSPSAAAFVAAFVWFFNNWREPGLLGLILAFAVTAGAGMLMISSVPYPSLKQVEWDRRVKGYYMVIVPLFLAMIAIEPPTMLLAMFATFCLSAPLLWLARRLRRTMRGGVAPEP, from the coding sequence GTGACCGAAACACCCATGCCCGGCCCGCAACAGCGTCGCGGGATGTATTTGCTGCCGAACCTGTTTACCACTGGCTGCCTTTTTGCCGGGTTCTATTCCGTGGTGGCGGCGGCCGATGGCAACTTCTCACGGGCATCGGCGGCAATATTCATCGCAATGCTCTTCGATGGCCTGGATGGGCGGGTAGCGCGTTGGACCCGCACCGAGACGGTGTTCGGCAAGGAGTACGACAGCCTTGCCGACATGGTGGCGTTCGGAATTGCGCCTTCGCTGGTGGCGTATCACTGGGGTATCGCGCGTATTGCCGAATTCGGCCACTCCTGGGTGCGTTTTGGTTGGGTCGCCTGTTTCTTCTACAGCGTATGCGCGGCGCTGCGCCTGGCGAGATTCAACGCCCGGGCGGCGACGGCCGACAAGCGTTACTTCGAGGGATTGCCAAGTCCGTCGGCAGCCGCGTTCGTGGCGGCATTTGTCTGGTTCTTCAATAATTGGCGCGAGCCCGGCCTGCTCGGATTGATCCTGGCCTTCGCTGTGACTGCGGGTGCCGGAATGCTGATGATCAGTTCCGTGCCCTATCCAAGTCTCAAGCAGGTCGAATGGGACCGGCGTGTCAAAGGCTACTACATGGTGATCGTGCCGTTGTTCCTCGCAATGATTGCCATCGAACCGCCGACGATGCTGCTGGCGATGTTCGCGACCTTCTGCCTGTCGGCGCCATTGTTGTGGCTCGCGCGCCGCCTGCGCCGCACCATGCGCGGCGGCGTGGCACCCGAGCCGTGA
- a CDS encoding proline--tRNA ligase — MRWSRYPINTAKETPSEAEIVSHQLMLRAGMIRRLAAGLYSWLPFGFRVMRKVEAIVREEMDRAGALELIMPAIQPAELWRESGRWEQYGPELLRLRDRHDREFCVGPTHEEVITDIARRELQSYRQLPVNFYQIQTKFRDEIRPRFGVMRAREFVMKDAYSFHQDEESLRQGYVAMHDAYTRIFTRLGLRFRAVAADSGAIGGNVSQEFHVLADSGEDAIAWCPGDDYAANLETVPLPAAEARPPAPTEAMREVATPGAGSIEDVAAMLRIDRSRLLKTLLVEARNGGVVALLLRGDHELNLLKAQKHQSLATPLRFASAERIRECCGAPPGFIGPVGLALPCIADYSVAGLSDFVCGANRADLHLAGVNWRRDLPLPELADLRNAVDGDPSPGGGGPLSIMRGIEVGHIFQLGCKYSDAMAATVLAENGQKVTLYMGCYGIGVTRIVAAAIEQNHDERGIIWPDAIAPFNVVLTPINMDRSADVRAAADELYAALVAKGIDTLLDDRDARPGVKFADAELLGIPHRIVIGDRGLKSGKLEYRHRRDSQSQDIDRNGIVQFICERIGTH, encoded by the coding sequence ATGCGCTGGTCCCGCTACCCGATCAACACCGCGAAAGAGACGCCATCAGAAGCCGAGATCGTCAGCCACCAGCTCATGCTGCGTGCCGGCATGATTCGACGGCTGGCGGCAGGGCTCTACAGCTGGCTACCGTTTGGCTTTCGGGTCATGCGCAAGGTCGAGGCGATCGTGCGCGAGGAAATGGATCGTGCCGGCGCCCTGGAGCTGATCATGCCAGCCATCCAGCCGGCCGAACTGTGGCGTGAATCGGGGCGCTGGGAGCAATATGGACCGGAGTTGCTGCGCCTTCGCGACCGGCACGACCGGGAGTTCTGCGTCGGGCCGACGCATGAGGAAGTGATCACCGATATCGCCCGGCGCGAACTGCAAAGCTACCGGCAGCTGCCTGTCAACTTCTACCAGATCCAGACGAAGTTCCGAGATGAAATCCGGCCGCGATTCGGCGTCATGCGCGCGCGCGAGTTCGTCATGAAAGACGCTTACTCTTTCCACCAGGATGAAGAATCGCTGCGCCAGGGTTACGTGGCGATGCACGACGCCTATACGCGCATATTCACGAGGCTCGGCCTGCGCTTTCGAGCGGTCGCGGCCGACAGCGGCGCAATCGGCGGCAATGTCTCGCAGGAGTTCCATGTCCTGGCCGACTCGGGCGAAGACGCCATTGCCTGGTGCCCCGGTGATGACTACGCCGCCAATCTGGAGACCGTCCCCCTGCCCGCCGCCGAGGCCCGCCCGCCTGCTCCAACAGAGGCCATGCGCGAGGTCGCGACACCGGGAGCGGGCAGCATCGAGGATGTTGCCGCAATGCTGCGCATCGATCGCAGCCGCCTGCTCAAGACCCTGCTCGTCGAGGCGCGCAACGGCGGCGTCGTTGCGTTGCTGCTGCGCGGCGACCACGAACTCAATCTGTTGAAGGCACAGAAGCACCAGTCGCTTGCGACACCGCTTCGTTTTGCCAGTGCCGAGCGCATTCGCGAGTGCTGCGGCGCACCGCCGGGTTTTATCGGGCCGGTAGGACTTGCGCTGCCCTGCATCGCCGACTACAGCGTCGCAGGTCTCAGTGATTTCGTCTGCGGCGCCAATCGCGCCGACCTGCACCTTGCGGGTGTGAATTGGCGCCGCGACCTGCCTCTGCCCGAGCTTGCGGACCTTCGCAATGCAGTGGACGGCGATCCCAGCCCGGGCGGCGGCGGCCCGCTGTCCATCATGCGTGGTATTGAAGTAGGTCACATATTCCAGCTCGGATGCAAGTACAGCGACGCAATGGCGGCTACGGTACTTGCTGAGAACGGACAGAAGGTCACTCTCTACATGGGTTGTTACGGCATTGGTGTGACGCGGATCGTCGCCGCTGCGATCGAGCAGAATCATGATGAGCGCGGCATCATCTGGCCGGACGCAATTGCCCCGTTCAATGTGGTGTTGACGCCGATCAACATGGACCGTTCGGCCGATGTGCGGGCGGCAGCCGATGAGTTGTATGCCGCGCTCGTAGCAAAGGGAATCGACACGTTGCTCGACGATCGCGATGCGCGTCCGGGCGTGAAATTCGCGGATGCCGAGTTGCTGGGCATTCCGCACCGAATCGTGATCGGCGATCGTGGCTTGAAGAGCGGCAAATTGGAATATCGCCATCGACGAGACAGTCAAAGTCAGGACATCGACCGCAATGGCATCGTGCAATTCATTTGCGAGCGTATTGGCACGCACTAG